The window CCCTTCTCCTCTCCGCCGCCAtctttcttctccaaaatTAACTCTTCCCTTCCTCTTCCGGCCACCGTCCGCCGGATTAGATTCCATTTTTCTCAACCACCCATCAACTGTATGGAATGACGGACTATAGATTACCCCCCACCATGAATCTCTGGGCGGATGAGAACGCTTCCATGATGGATGTTTTCATCAACACCGATCTGAGTTCTTTCTGGGTTACACCGCCGCAGTCACAGCAACTCCCTCAGCCCTCTTATTCCACGCCCACTGACCCTAGTAAGGCCGTTGGTCAAACACCACCGCCGCCGCCCCCGTCGTCCATGTCGGTTTTTAACCAAGAGACTCTTATGCAGCGTCTTCAAACATTGATTGAAGGTGCTCAAGAGAACTGGACCTATGCTATTTTCTGGCAGTCTTCGTATGATTATTCCGGCGGTACTGTGTTGGGGTGGGGAGATGGGTATTATAAAGGTGAGGAAGAtaaagggaaagagaaagcTAAATCCAGTAGTTCGATAGCAGAGCAAGAGCATCGGAAGAAGGTACTTCGTGAGCTTAACTCTCTCATTTCTGGTTCTCCTACCTCTGAAGCTGATGCCGTTGATGAGGTTGTTACCGACACCGAGTGGTTTTACTTGGTCTCGATGACTCAATCATTTATCTCCGGTGTTGGATTGCCGGGGCAGGCGTTTTTCGATTCCAATCCTATTTGGGTTGCGGGTTCGGATCGACTTGCGAGCTCTTTCTGTGAACGAGCTCGTCAGGGTCAGGTTTTCGGGTTACAGACTATGGTTTGTATACCGTCGGCGAATGGAGTTGTTGAATTGGGTTCGAGTGATTTGATTTTACAGAGCTCCGATCTGATGAATAAGGTTAgggttttgtttaatttcaacAATCTGGAAGTGGAAACTTGGCCAATTAGTGGTGTTGACCAAGGGGAGAATGATCCTTCTTCGCTTTGGATTAGTGAACCATCTTCAAACGCCATTGAAATTGCGAATCCTGTTCCTTCTGCTTCAGCTCCAACTCCAAGCACAACAAACAGCcaacccatttccaaaattacaACAGAGACGATCGAGAATCCCAATAAATCTAGTGTTGTAGTTGAAACTCCAAGTTCTTCTGTTCCTCCTCCTTCTCAGAAAACTCATCGACAGTCTCAGCCGACTCAAACACAGAGCTTCTTCACCAACAGGGAATTGAATTTCTCTGAATTTGGGTATGAGAATGGTCGATTGAAGGAAGGGAATTCCACTTCGTTGAAGCCGGAATCCGGTGAGATTCTGAATTTTGGGGAGAGTAAGAGGAGTAGTTCTTATCCCAACACAGATAACAACTTACCTTCAGGGAATTCCTTATTTGGAGGGGAtgagaataagaagaagagatcCCCAACTTCACGTGGGAGTAACGAAGAAGGGATGCTTTCTTTTACTTCTGTTGTGATTCTTCCTTCCTCTGGAGGTGTGAAATCAGGTGTTTGCGCTGGCGATTCCGATCACTCCGATCTTGAAGCTTCCGTAATTCGTGAGGCGGAGAGTAGTAGAGTGGTGGAGCCGGAGAAGCGGCCTCGAAAAAGAGGGCGAAAGCCAGCAAATGGTAGAGAAGAACCATTGAATCATGTTGAAGCAGAGAGGCAAAGGAGAGAAAAGCTTAACCAAAGATTCTATGCTCTTCGAGCTGTTGTTCCAAATGTATCCAAAATGGATAAAGCTTCACTCCTTGGTGATGCTATCTCTTACATCAATGAACTTAGAGGGAAGCTTCAAACTGCTGAATCAGATAAGGAAGATCTACAGAAGCAATTGGATTcagtgaagaagatgatgatgtcCTCTTCTAGTAAAGATTCATGCATGTCAAGCTCAAATCAACCCCCACCAGATCAAGACATAAAATCATCAAACATAAACCATAATGATATCGAAACCGATATCGATGTAAAGATCATCAGTTGGGATGCAATGATCCGAATCCAATCTAGTAAGAAAAACCATCCTGCTGCACGGTTGATGGCAGCTCTTGAGGAACTTGACTTGGATATAAACCACGCGAGCATCTCGGTTGTCAATGATCTCATGATCCAACAGGCAACCGTGAAGATGGGGAGTCGGCTATACACTCAAGAGCAGTTAAGGATAGCATTATTGTCGAAAATAGGCGCAAGTACTCGGTAGCCATTGTTATCGCCTTCACTATGGTTTATTATCTGAAGTAGCAGCATAGCATTGGTTTTAGAAGAGCTCCAGTGGCCGATGTGTAGGGAGCCGAAGAAGGAATATGCGCCATATGCAAACGGCATATTAGCTGTGTAGTATACTGTTCTCTTCTCTACTTGTTCTTTAGGTAGTGGTGTTTTAGTATTTAAGTGATTCTGAGATGATTCACATGGAGGAGTTTGAAAGTTAGGAATGGCCATGGgagaggaaagaagaagatagtgATGGTGATGGTGATGGTGATGATGGCTTGGCTCCAATTCATGTGAATagttaaaagaagaaactttCTAATTACTGTATATATACAAAGCCATAAATGTGAACCTACTGCATTTGGTCAGTGAAAATATGTTTGTAGCAGTGTATGTTGTTCCAATGTAAAACTCTATCCAGAATTTTCTCATGCTGGATTGAAGAACATAAGTGATTCAAATAGAAGAAACACTCTCCTGCTTAATTCATCATGTTAATACTGAATTTAGGTACTCCCTTTCCTGTTTTGCAGTACTCCTTACTTGGGTTATATGTATCAATCTCTGAATCTTACCGGGGTTTGTAGATTGGGAGATATTTCAATGAAACCGTCAATAATGTCTGGagatattgttttaattttaactataTGCTTGCTcattttaatagaaaaaaaaaaaaagatgtcaaTAGAATAAGAAGACTAAATCTGTCTTAGAGTTCAATCTAACAAAGATACGAATATATTGATTCAATACCTTCACTTCTTAGGTTgcttttaattaagaaaacataCATTCTTAGGTTAACAATTTTGgaagtaaaagaagaagaaggttgtAAATGTGTTATCTAGATTTGTGGTCGTAGTTaaagttattgttattaataatGACAAAATGATAGTTATAATTTAACTAGTACTTAGTTATCAtgaatttttgtattattctCTAAACACTTTGTATTGACTTTTTTGGCAAAGGCTGAAAGCCACCAAACAAATTTCTTGTTCATGtgaaagtatatattatattttttttttattaaaaatggttaattaaatttatttcctaTTAATTGAATGGAGACGAAATCTCAAtctcaatttattaaatgtttttctaCCGACaaacaaaatacattttatcCTTCCTTCAAAATATGTGTTGTGCAatgattaaaagaagaaaggaaactAGCTACTACCATACAAAACAAGTGTTATCTTAAACATGTTTATAGTATAGAGGTTAATCTTTTTATTGTCGAGTTCGTTTTGAGGTAGAATCTCATGTTATCTCTTATAAAGTTGGAACAAATACAAGATAAATAGTAAACATGTCTAGATGAGGTGGACAAAGGGCGTCATTGGACCAATATGTAGCTAGAAAGCCTCATCTTGGGTGAAGGCTAACAATCTTCCCTTTTTCTTAGGCTAGCCCTTTGTAAGTCCATGTTTGAAATAGATGGTGGCATAAATGACAAGTAGGGTACAAAAATTATacgattttcttttcaatcaaataaagAGTAACAAAGATGGTTGTGCATCTTGTATATAGGTGTAGATTTTAATATTCACCCATGAATGTGGAAAATGTAAtggataaaattaaaagagaaatgaagttgaataaaaaaaaagatttaaaggTTAGGTTTGAGTGGATGAGATTGGATTAAAGGCATTCAACATATGGTTCTACTAAAATGGTTAAGTATTGATTTGtggttataattataattagggTTGGGTCAAACCAAACTTGTAGGATATCTCAActacataaacaaaaactcaaacaACAATAAGTTTGGTTGTTGTTCTCCAACCCAAAAGCCAACCTTGAAACCCTATGCATATGGAAATTCACTATATTTCCAATTCATAATTCTCATGAATCATGTCTCCATTCTCTCTTAATCTCTCTCAatcactctctctctttattatATACTCCAAAAGAAGCTCCGTAAAATTACAACAAACCCTAAACAATACAATAATCATTACTGTTATTGAGTAAACTTCAATTCTTTTTGGTTTAATGACCATGAACTGCCTTACATGCCAAGCCCTTCCAAGAACCCAATCTGATAGGGAAAATCGTGGTTACGAAACCCCCTCTACTAGAGGTAAATCATGTTGTCTATATGTTCCCCGGAGGTGGTCGACCGAGTTGACTACCCCGTCATCCTACGATTCTATCAAAATCGATGATGATCATCATATTAGCTCTTCTAATGTTCATAAGAAGGCTAGGACTCGTCGTGTTCGTAGTGAATGCGGTGGAAACGAGCCGAAGTTGGTGAGAAGTTCGGGAATGAGAAGGGATTGGAGTTTTGAGGATTTGGGATTGAGAGGTCAAAAGAAAGGGAGATTCCATTGAGGttccatttttgttcattttcccCCCTCTCTCTCATGATCTCTTTGCttctctctccttctctttcttttttctattctcattcatgtgtttgtaattttcttgtgtttataattcattttaagttttaatgtaaattgggaggtgaataataatgaagaactTAAGGTGGGAAATGAGATTTTTATTGATTGATATGATTAATTCACTCATTTGCAAACCaatattctttatatatatgtatagaaaattttggatcTTTGAGTACTTCTTAcaactttcttttctacttGATTTAATTGAATACTGTTGCACTTCAgtaattgaatatatatattcatatcgtcactttttttttttttaatttcaagtaGATATTTTATCAACTTTGTCATTTCTTACAATTTCGAAAGAAATCACCCATCAACCTATCACTATTTATCGAATGTGGGTGGTGCATATATGGTATTTTGTTACCTATTACAATTATTCTTGGAagcttgtttttttaaaacaaaaaattaagttgtttTAAAGAGAGTATGTTAGATTTTAGTGAATACTTGAACGACTCGTTAGAATTCTTACATATGTGTATATGTCTTCTGTTtctatattaacaaaattgacAACTAAAATTAGTACAATGAtggtttttaaagataatCGTAGCTAAGAGTAATTATGGTTATTtagaagtttaattaattgaaaaacttaTGAGTCTCATGTGAGGTGtaggaaaataatataaacattgATCAAGTTCAAAGTTATTGAAAGGGTGCATCTAACTTAATAGTTATAACAAACCACAACGGAGTgatcaattattaaattaaaagtttagataGTAATTAATTGCTTAAAATCTCTTAGATCTAAACTTAATACACAATCGTGtcaataccaaaataaaaaagatctttaaaaattatgaatataaaatCGTGTCAATACAATCGTATGTTTCACTAACTGCTTAGAACAAACAATGAGTAGAGTTAACTCTAACTCTTTAGGCAAAACACTATagacatttgatttttttttggttattttcaaaagttaagtTTATAGATATATTACTTCCACCTCacattattgtaaaaaatgtaaataattgaATCAACCAAAATGctataaaactaaaatgaaatctttgtaacattaataatatatgGGAGATATCCATATTCAACAAGGACATACTCCAGGCTTAAACCTGTATATCTACACCTCAAATATTCTTTACTCAATGTGTCTTAACTAAAACTCATCaaaacttacaaatatttgaaaacgaATCCGACCGACCGCCTTCAACCCGAGAGACTTCTACCTTGTTTCTCAACCCCAATCTATGCATACAAAAATTGTTCAGCTTCACGTGAAAGTCCTTCAAAGGGTGTCTCCGTCAATAGTTGAACATTCATTCCGGATGTGAAAACAACAGCGACAGCCCCCAACTACAATAgcaaaattataagaataacATCAACTCAAcacttcaattctttttctttctcgcATCTGCTTTCCAATTTCTTCGACCAAACACCTTTTTTGCTGTTTCAGAGACGAGTTGTTCAGCAGGTGTCTTGGAGTGTGAAGGCGTTTCTAATTGTGGATCGACGTTAGAAGGTACACACTGCAGTTGACTCTCACTGGTTGATGTTTTTGCAGCCATATTGGAACTATTACAAGACCCTTCTTCTACCCCTCTAGATATATTAGCACTTCTTGCTTCCTTCTTCCAATTTCGGCTACAATGCACCCGAGTCAAGGGATTGTTTGCAATGCCATTTGGTTGAAAATATGTTCCTGTCTGAATTGGTTGTTTCGCAGTTGAagctttctttatttcttcttctagaCGTTTCCGAGCTCTATATCTTCGTTGCCTTTCTCGATTCTTCAGTCGTCGGGTCATGATATCATTGTCTATCCTATTGTCTTTGTCTTGATCCATAACGTGCTGATTTTGCACATGTTCCATATTGAGGAAGGTGTGTATTTGAAGCAATACAAAGGTTAATCACTGCTTCATCGCCATTTCTCAATCTTTTAACTTTCAGAAACAACTAATAAGATCCTTGCCAACAGTCTACAAACCTGATGCACAAAAACGAAGGCTCAGTcaacatataacaaatttatgcTCAGTcaacatataacaaatttgtttatCACTCATATGTTCCAGAGGTTCAATATGGAGATCCGAACAATTATCATTGGAAACTAAGTCTTCATTCAACGTTAATTTAGGGTTGTTTCACTTCTTCCATTCCCAAATGGCTTTATGTTCATTTAGACCAAATCAGTTTTCgttttacaataattagatGACTCAGGTATGAGTTATTCTGCTCATCTTAGTCATAAGaaataaggaaaagaaagataagataGGACACAAAACAACCAAAGGAATGACAAAGAAGTTACATTGAAAGAACTCTGGAAAACTTTACAATTCATCAGATGTTAAGATATCATAAAGCTCTCACATAGTGAGACTAATGACAAGACAAGGTCTACCTTATTACCACATAAACATATTTGTGTTGTTCATAATTGCAAATTGATGCATGAAAACTATTTGatgaaaacattgaaaatgtaatataCGGAACCCTCTGGTGGCAAATTTTAGGTTCTtgcaataaaaagaaaaggatattCATAAACTTCACTTTAGAATTCATCTACTAAACATTTGGGGCTAACCATAGCAACATTCCAACCAATTCAAAAGGCATTATAACCAAATTGGTAAAAAAGTGAAACTGTCATGTCatccaacattttttaaacaaaacaccTAAATTCTGTTCACCAGCTGCATATTAGAGTGCAGATTGTTTcagaatattaaaaatgaaacaaaattccTTTCTTATGGCACGGCATTCCCACATCAGTATAACAATCATGAACCAACCAACTTACAATTACCAAACACAACTTTTAAGGACAATGCAACTTTTTATTCACATATCTACACAATGATACagaattatttacttttgacATAAGCCCtcatgaatttgatttttgtttcaccCAAATGGAACCATACCAATGGAGATCTTCCTCAATTATATACCACTATTTTCCTATTATCTAGTCAACGTGGGACATTGGATGTATTTCCAATAATCCCCCTCTTGAACAAAGGAACACCGACTTCCACTCAAATAGCTATTCATCCACGTTTATTATTTAGCATATCATGTTTAACCATGACAAGTTTTCTCCAAAGGAGCATACTTCCTATTCGATAAACTCAACTACGTATCACAATAACTATGTCACTGAGGCATACTAACAAAACAAACTGAAGGGCATGGCTGTACTACCACTAGCTATGGCATAGTCATATGACATTGTGCACTTTTGGCATAAGCCCCCAtagttttgtatttgaaatcaCCCAAAGGCCTCCCCATACTATTGGAGATATGGTCCCTCAGTTCTCCACCCATGATATTCCTCTTCCCTAACCAGTATAGGACTTTACTCTCATGCACAACACAATCTAAAATCACACTTAAAGAACAAATGACACGATGTAGACATAATTTAGCGAGggctatttttcaaaatctttcatTTCCAAATGGGAAGAGCAACTAAATAACATGGCACCCAATTACAACTTGTTAAAGTGAAATACATGGGAATACAATTTACAATATTGTTTCCAAACACCAGTCATATAACTCGTTGAGAAAGGGAAAAGATAACCGACATTAGGGCATCAATTTGACCAATAACTTCGAGCAACCTCCATGGCTGCCAAATATAAATCGCATTTAGTTAAGAACTCTACCGATTGAGAAGCTAGAATCTGGGGTTTCACGTTTGGGATATGAAAACAGAACAAGGGGAAGATCCAGCAACAACCCAGAAAAGGGAATACAAGCAAACCAATAAATATAGAATCAAATCAATAACAGGAGAGGAAATATTGAATCTTGGGGAAGCTAGAGAATGAGGAAGACGAAAAAAAACATGACCCAGAAAGTAAAACTGGAAAAAAATCCATTTGAAGCCGGAGAAGGTAaagaccaaaagaaaaatggtaattttgataaagaaaaaaaaagggattgAAATACCTTCGAAAAATGAAGATCTGTACCGGTTGATTGAAGCTGGTTAGGAGAAGATGGGGAGAAGGTGAAAGGTAATTTATAGAGAACAGAAAAAGGTTGGAATCTACGGAGGATTTGCAGGAAATGTCTTACGaactatcttcttcttccttgaGATTGTAACGATGTAATAAAAGTAAACACACTtcaactttataaaaaaaaaaatcattctaaaGCTATTacgtttcttttcttaaatttttgttcatctAACCCTAaccttatttttaaaatttctattttaatttatgggtatttttggtattttcaaattttagatttttttattatgaattttgaaaatatattcgatatattatatatattttttgtatatgaGTGAACGTTCGAGTTAACTTACACACTAACCTATGACATATTCATtagatattgatattattgatattatgtCTCTCtgaacaaatagaaaaaagtaataaaaatatgtaaatgaattatttttactatcaCAACCGgaataactttttattatttttgaaaaggcatatttttgtgttttcaattttgaggagactttctaaaatgttaaaagaattatctttctaaaaaattgtatttaaaaatttctttaaaaaagaaacatgtgaagttataaatttgaaaaattaggaTGGTGAAAGTATTGGACATTGGAGATCATACATGGTTTAATTGTTTGAACTTGATTTAATAAGTAATTGGTGAACATGAGTAGTTAATTcataaacttgaaattttatgGTGTCTACCTCTTTTACCTTACCTCACTACCTCTTTGTGTCAAACAGCTATGAGCGGACGTCATTGGTTGACAAGATGCAACCAAAAATGGTTTTGGATCTCTCTTCATGACTCCC of the Cucumis sativus cultivar 9930 chromosome 3, Cucumber_9930_V3, whole genome shotgun sequence genome contains:
- the LOC101218165 gene encoding transcription factor MYC2 gives rise to the protein MTDYRLPPTMNLWADENASMMDVFINTDLSSFWVTPPQSQQLPQPSYSTPTDPSKAVGQTPPPPPPSSMSVFNQETLMQRLQTLIEGAQENWTYAIFWQSSYDYSGGTVLGWGDGYYKGEEDKGKEKAKSSSSIAEQEHRKKVLRELNSLISGSPTSEADAVDEVVTDTEWFYLVSMTQSFISGVGLPGQAFFDSNPIWVAGSDRLASSFCERARQGQVFGLQTMVCIPSANGVVELGSSDLILQSSDLMNKVRVLFNFNNLEVETWPISGVDQGENDPSSLWISEPSSNAIEIANPVPSASAPTPSTTNSQPISKITTETIENPNKSSVVVETPSSSVPPPSQKTHRQSQPTQTQSFFTNRELNFSEFGYENGRLKEGNSTSLKPESGEILNFGESKRSSSYPNTDNNLPSGNSLFGGDENKKKRSPTSRGSNEEGMLSFTSVVILPSSGGVKSGVCAGDSDHSDLEASVIREAESSRVVEPEKRPRKRGRKPANGREEPLNHVEAERQRREKLNQRFYALRAVVPNVSKMDKASLLGDAISYINELRGKLQTAESDKEDLQKQLDSVKKMMMSSSSKDSCMSSSNQPPPDQDIKSSNINHNDIETDIDVKIISWDAMIRIQSSKKNHPAARLMAALEELDLDINHASISVVNDLMIQQATVKMGSRLYTQEQLRIALLSKIGASTR
- the LOC116402474 gene encoding uncharacterized protein LOC116402474; its protein translation is MNCLTCQALPRTQSDRENRGYETPSTRGKSCCLYVPRRWSTELTTPSSYDSIKIDDDHHISSSNVHKKARTRRVRSECGGNEPKLVRSSGMRRDWSFEDLGLRGQKKGRFH